The DNA window GAACGGTTGGAGACATCGAATCACTGCCATTCCTTGAAGCAATCCGTCAAATGAAATCAGATCTTGGTCGCGATGAAGTAATGTATGTTCACTGTACATTGATTCCGTACCTAGGTGCTGCGAAAGAAATGAAGACAAAACCGACACAGCATAGCGTCAAAGAACTTCGCAGTCTTGGAATTCAACCAAACCTAATTGTTGTGCGCACAGAACATCCGGTGCCACAGGACATGAAAGACAAAATTGCATTGTTCTGCGATATTAAGCCAGAAGAAGTTATTGAATCACGTGACGTAGATGTGATTTACGAAATGCCACTTCGTTTGCAAGAGCAGCATATGGACCAAATCGTTCTAGATCATTTCGGAATTGAAGCGCCAGAAGCGGATATGACAGAGTGGAGAACACTTGTTGAGAAAGTACAATCTCTTAAAAAGAGCGTTCGTATTGGCCTTGTTGGGAAATACGTGGAACTTCAAGATGCCTACATTTCAGTAGTTGAAGCATTAAAGCATGCTGGCTTCGCGTTTGATTCTGAAATCGAAGTAGATTGGATCAACGCGGAACACATCAACGCAGAAAATGCTGCAGAAAAACTAAAAGACTGTGACGGCATTTTAGTTCCTGGTGGTTTCGGCGATCGTGGCGTTGAAGGGAAAATCATAGCAACTCAATTTGCGCGCGAAAACAATGTACCATTCTTCGGTATTTGCCTAGGAATGCAACTCGCTTCTGTTGAATTTGCACGCAGCATCATGAACTTAGAAGGTGCACATTCTTCTGAATTAAATGCGAAAACGTCTTTCCCGGTTATCGATCTATTGCCTGAGCAAAAAGATATCGAAGACTTAGGCGGAACACTTCGTCTTGGTTTGTACCCTGCGAAACTTACAATAGGTTCGAAAGCACACGAAGCTTACGGCGAAGAACTGGTTTACGAAAGACACCGTCATCGTTACGAGTTCAATAACGAATACCGTGAGGCTTTTGAGAATGCTGGCTTCAAATTCACTGGAACTAGCCCGGATGGCCGTTTAGTAGAGATTATTGAATTAGCCGACCACCCGTGGTTCCTAGCTTGCCAATTCCACCCAGAATTTATTTCGCGTCCAAACCGTCCACAACCACTATTCCGTGAGTTTGTGAGAGCATCTATCGCTAATAAATAAAGAATTCACAAAAGCCTTCCCTTGAAAAAAAGGGAAGGCTTTTGTGAAGGGATTCACCTATTCACCTAGCATATCGTCTATACTCAATTTGACTGCATAATAAATATACAGTGCAGCTAAGGCATACGGAACCAACGCAGGCTGGTCATCGTCCTGTAATAGGTTGCCTGCTAGGTCATTTAGAGAGAAGAAAGCATCCGCCAACTCACTTTCATGTGAGTGCGCAGCAACGAATGCAAAGGCAATGCCAGCATCTGCTAACCTGCCAGCAAGCTCGTCCCCTTCGTCATTTAGAGCTAGTATCCAGACCCGATCAGTCCTGTGAACGATGCTTGAAGGCGACCATTCGACGGCAGTAGGCAAACCGTTTAAAGCAACGGGAATC is part of the Planococcus kocurii genome and encodes:
- a CDS encoding CTP synthase, which produces MTKYIFVTGGVVSSLGKGIVAASLGRLLKNRGLNVTIQKFDPYINIDPGTMSPYQHGEVFVTNDGAETDLDLGHYERFIDINLNKYSNVTTGKVYSTVIQKERRGDYLGGTVQVIPHITNEIKDRLLRAAKTANADVVITEIGGTVGDIESLPFLEAIRQMKSDLGRDEVMYVHCTLIPYLGAAKEMKTKPTQHSVKELRSLGIQPNLIVVRTEHPVPQDMKDKIALFCDIKPEEVIESRDVDVIYEMPLRLQEQHMDQIVLDHFGIEAPEADMTEWRTLVEKVQSLKKSVRIGLVGKYVELQDAYISVVEALKHAGFAFDSEIEVDWINAEHINAENAAEKLKDCDGILVPGGFGDRGVEGKIIATQFARENNVPFFGICLGMQLASVEFARSIMNLEGAHSSELNAKTSFPVIDLLPEQKDIEDLGGTLRLGLYPAKLTIGSKAHEAYGEELVYERHRHRYEFNNEYREAFENAGFKFTGTSPDGRLVEIIELADHPWFLACQFHPEFISRPNRPQPLFREFVRASIANK
- a CDS encoding DUF2529 family protein: MNRLTVQFTQMLAHLSQQHTPIHNIASVLAQAIVAEGTVFIAAFGEMKAVIPVALNGLPTAVEWSPSSIVHRTDRVWILALNDEGDELAGRLADAGIAFAFVAAHSHESELADAFFSLNDLAGNLLQDDDQPALVPYALAALYIYYAVKLSIDDMLGE